The Streptococcus toyakuensis genome has a window encoding:
- a CDS encoding PTS mannose/fructose/sorbose/N-acetylgalactosamine transporter subunit IIC encodes MIQWWQILLLTLYSAYQICDELTIVSSAGSPVFAGFITGLIMGDVTTGLLIGGNLQLFVLGVGTFGGASRIDATSGAVLATAFSVSQGIDASLAITTIAVPVAALLTYFDVLGRMTTTFFAHRVDAAIERFDYKGIERNYLLGAIPWALSRALPVFFALAFGGAFVQSVVDFVEAYKWVADGLTLAGRMLPGLGFAILLRYLPVKRNLHYLAMGFGLTAMLTVLYSYVTGLGGAVAGIIGTLPKDVAEKIGFVNNFKGLSMIGISIVGIFLAVLHFKNSQKVAVAAPSTPSESGEIEDDEF; translated from the coding sequence ATGATACAATGGTGGCAAATTTTACTTCTCACTTTGTACTCAGCTTATCAAATCTGTGATGAGTTGACGATCGTTTCATCTGCAGGTTCCCCTGTATTTGCTGGTTTCATTACTGGTTTAATCATGGGAGATGTGACTACTGGTCTGCTTATCGGTGGTAACTTGCAACTGTTCGTTCTTGGGGTTGGTACCTTCGGTGGTGCTTCTCGTATCGACGCAACTTCTGGTGCGGTTCTTGCGACAGCCTTCTCTGTTTCACAAGGAATTGATGCATCACTGGCGATTACAACAATCGCTGTGCCAGTAGCAGCTCTCTTGACTTACTTCGACGTTCTTGGACGTATGACAACTACTTTCTTCGCTCACCGTGTGGATGCTGCAATCGAACGCTTTGACTATAAAGGTATTGAACGCAACTACTTGCTTGGTGCGATTCCTTGGGCTCTATCTCGTGCCCTTCCAGTCTTCTTTGCCCTTGCTTTTGGTGGTGCCTTCGTACAATCAGTGGTAGACTTCGTTGAAGCCTACAAATGGGTTGCAGATGGCTTGACACTTGCAGGACGTATGCTTCCAGGTCTTGGATTTGCAATCTTGCTTCGTTACCTTCCAGTTAAACGTAACCTTCACTACCTTGCTATGGGATTTGGTTTGACAGCTATGTTGACTGTTCTTTACTCATATGTAACAGGTCTTGGTGGCGCTGTTGCAGGTATTATCGGTACTCTACCTAAAGATGTTGCTGAAAAAATTGGTTTCGTGAACAACTTCAAAGGATTGTCTATGATTGGTATCTCTATCGTAGGTATCTTCCTTGCAGTGCTTCACTTCAAAAATAGCCAAAAAGTAGCTGTAGCAGCACCTTCTACACCATCAGAAAGTGGGGAAATCGAAGATGACGAATTCTAA
- a CDS encoding PTS system mannose/fructose/sorbose family transporter subunit IID: protein MTNSNYKLTKEDFNQINKRSLFTFQLGWNYERMQASGYLYMILPQLRKMYGDGTPELKEMMKVHTQFFNTSPFFHTIIAGFDLAMEEKDGVGSKDAVNGIKTGLMGPFAPLGDTIFGSLVPAIMGSIAATMAIGGQPWGIFLWIAVAVAYDIFRWKQLEFAYKEGVNLINNMQSTLTALIDAASVLGVFMMGALVATMINFEISYKWAIGEKMIDFQDILNQIFPRLLPAIFTAFIFWLLGKKGMNSTKAIGIIIVLALALSAFGKFVLGMGA from the coding sequence ATGACGAATTCTAATTACAAACTTACAAAAGAAGATTTTAACCAAATCAACAAACGTAGCTTGTTTACTTTCCAATTAGGTTGGAACTACGAACGTATGCAAGCTTCTGGTTACCTTTACATGATCTTGCCTCAATTGCGTAAAATGTATGGGGATGGAACTCCTGAATTGAAAGAAATGATGAAAGTTCATACTCAATTCTTCAATACTTCACCATTCTTCCACACCATTATCGCTGGTTTTGACCTTGCCATGGAAGAAAAAGATGGTGTAGGTTCAAAAGATGCCGTTAATGGTATCAAGACAGGTTTGATGGGACCATTCGCTCCTCTTGGAGATACAATCTTTGGTTCACTTGTACCTGCTATCATGGGATCTATCGCAGCAACTATGGCTATCGGTGGTCAACCTTGGGGTATCTTCCTTTGGATTGCAGTTGCAGTAGCGTATGATATCTTCCGTTGGAAACAGTTGGAATTTGCCTACAAAGAAGGGGTTAACCTTATCAACAACATGCAAAGTACCTTGACAGCTTTGATTGACGCTGCATCTGTACTTGGTGTCTTCATGATGGGTGCTCTTGTAGCAACAATGATCAACTTTGAAATTTCTTACAAATGGGCAATCGGTGAGAAGATGATTGACTTCCAAGACATCTTGAACCAAATCTTCCCACGCTTGCTTCCAGCAATCTTTACTGCCTTTATCTTCTGGTTGCTTGGTAAGAAAGGTATGAACTCTACTAAAGCTATCGGTATTATTATCGTACTTGCTTTGGCTCTTTCTGCCTTTGGTAAATTTGTACTTGGAATGGGCGCATAA
- a CDS encoding PTS sugar transporter subunit IIA yields the protein MTQSLILVSHGRFCEELKGSTEMIMGPQDNIYTVALLPEDGPEDFTAKFEAAIEGLDDFLVFADLLGGTPCNVVSRLIMEGRDIELYAGMNLPMVIEFINASLTGADADYKNRAAESIVKVNDLLAGFDDDEDE from the coding sequence ATGACGCAATCATTAATTTTGGTGAGCCATGGTCGCTTCTGTGAGGAGCTTAAAGGTAGCACAGAAATGATCATGGGCCCACAAGACAACATTTACACAGTAGCTCTTCTTCCAGAAGATGGCCCAGAAGACTTTACTGCAAAATTTGAAGCTGCTATTGAAGGATTAGATGATTTCCTAGTCTTTGCGGATCTTCTCGGTGGGACACCATGTAATGTGGTAAGCCGTTTGATCATGGAAGGTCGTGACATCGAACTTTATGCTGGGATGAATCTTCCAATGGTGATTGAATTTATCAATGCGAGCCTTACAGGCGCAGATGCGGATTATAAGAACCGTGCTGCAGAAAGCATTGTGAAAGTCAATGACCTGTTAGCGGGCTTCGATGATGACGAAGATGAATAA
- a CDS encoding SIS domain-containing protein: MLHYTKEDLLELGAEITTREIYQQPDVWKEAFESYQAKREEIAAFLQGIADKHDYIKVILTGAGTSAYVGDTLVPYFKEVYDERKWNFNAIATTDIVANPETYLKKDVATVLVSFARSGNSPESVATVDLAKALVNELYQVTITCAADGKLALQAHGDDRNLLLLQPAASNDAGFAMTSSFTSMMLTALLVFDPTEFAVKAERFEVVSSLARKVLDNAEDVKELVDLDFNRVIYLGAGPFFGLAHEAQLKILELTAGQVATMYESPVGFRHGPKSLINEDTVVLVFGTTTDYTRKYDLDLVREVAGDHIARRVVLLSDQAFGLENVKEVALGCGGVLNDIYRVFPYIVYAQLFALLTSLKVENKPDTPSPTGTVNRVVQGVIIHEYQK, translated from the coding sequence ATGCTACATTATACAAAAGAAGACTTGCTCGAATTGGGTGCAGAAATCACTACACGTGAAATTTACCAACAGCCTGATGTATGGAAAGAAGCTTTTGAATCTTATCAAGCAAAACGTGAAGAAATTGCAGCCTTCCTGCAAGGGATTGCGGATAAACATGACTATATCAAGGTTATCTTGACAGGTGCGGGGACTTCTGCTTATGTGGGAGATACCTTGGTACCTTACTTTAAGGAAGTCTATGACGAACGTAAATGGAATTTCAATGCTATTGCGACAACAGATATCGTTGCCAATCCAGAAACCTATTTGAAAAAAGATGTGGCGACTGTCCTTGTATCTTTTGCTCGTAGTGGGAACTCGCCTGAAAGTGTGGCGACTGTTGATTTGGCCAAAGCCTTGGTGAATGAGCTTTATCAAGTGACGATTACTTGCGCAGCAGATGGTAAATTGGCTCTTCAAGCCCATGGCGATGACCGCAATCTTTTGCTTTTGCAACCAGCTGCCTCTAATGACGCTGGATTTGCCATGACTTCTAGCTTTACGTCTATGATGTTGACAGCTCTCTTGGTCTTTGATCCTACAGAATTTGCTGTTAAAGCTGAACGTTTTGAAGTTGTATCTAGTCTTGCCCGTAAAGTTCTAGACAATGCAGAAGATGTCAAAGAACTTGTTGATTTAGACTTTAACCGTGTCATCTATCTAGGTGCTGGTCCTTTCTTTGGTCTTGCTCATGAAGCTCAGCTCAAGATTTTGGAACTAACTGCTGGTCAAGTTGCGACTATGTATGAAAGCCCAGTCGGCTTCCGTCACGGTCCAAAATCTCTTATCAACGAAGATACAGTTGTTTTGGTCTTTGGTACAACAACAGACTACACTCGCAAGTACGACTTGGACTTGGTTCGTGAAGTTGCTGGTGATCACATTGCTCGCCGTGTTGTGCTTTTGAGTGATCAAGCCTTTGGTCTTGAAAATGTCAAAGAAGTGGCCCTTGGTTGTGGCGGTGTCTTGAATGATATTTACCGTGTCTTCCCTTACATCGTTTATGCCCAACTCTTTGCCCTATTGACTTCACTCAAGGTAGAAAATAAACCAGATACACCGTCTCCTACAGGTACCGTAAACCGTGTGGTACAAGGTGTTATCATCCACGAATATCAAAAGTGA
- a CDS encoding aldose epimerase family protein — protein MKAYTERVFGNVEGQDALAYRFETNGGYQLEVMTYGATILRYVTPDKAGNFANIILGFDDFESYVGNSPKHGASVGPVAGRIAGATFELNGKTYDLEVNNASNCNHSGSTGWDSSLFELVEVSDHGLTLYTERTDGTGGFPGNLKIWISYHLEETGAYEISYKVTTDQDTLVNPTNHSYFNLSGDFTQTIDRHVFQLNTEGIYPIAPDGVPAKTPDANRDVVKHIYNGALLKDIFAEEDEQIQLVSGLDHPFALPAGHDNAGFLYDQNSGRFLLFKTEAPCFVVYTANFVDESVIIGGQPMVQHNGIALEAQALPDAIHSDLRDQVILKAGQTFTSKTRYELVVK, from the coding sequence ATGAAAGCATACACAGAGCGTGTGTTTGGAAATGTTGAGGGACAAGATGCTTTGGCCTATCGATTTGAGACGAACGGTGGCTACCAACTTGAGGTCATGACTTATGGTGCGACCATCTTGCGCTACGTCACACCTGATAAGGCTGGAAATTTTGCAAATATTATCTTGGGATTTGATGATTTTGAAAGCTATGTGGGAAATAGTCCCAAGCATGGAGCTAGCGTAGGCCCTGTTGCAGGTCGTATTGCTGGTGCGACATTTGAGCTTAATGGCAAGACCTATGACCTTGAAGTTAACAATGCTAGCAACTGTAACCACAGTGGTTCAACAGGTTGGGATTCGAGCTTGTTTGAACTAGTTGAAGTGAGCGACCATGGCTTGACCCTCTATACAGAGCGTACAGATGGGACAGGAGGATTTCCTGGGAATCTCAAGATTTGGATCAGTTACCACTTGGAAGAAACTGGTGCCTATGAAATCAGCTACAAGGTAACGACAGATCAAGATACGCTGGTCAATCCAACCAACCACAGCTATTTCAACTTGTCTGGTGATTTCACGCAGACAATTGACCGCCATGTCTTCCAACTAAACACAGAGGGTATTTACCCAATCGCTCCTGATGGGGTTCCTGCCAAAACTCCAGATGCCAATCGCGATGTAGTGAAACACATCTACAATGGAGCCTTGTTGAAGGACATCTTTGCAGAAGAAGATGAGCAAATCCAACTGGTATCTGGTTTGGATCATCCATTTGCCCTTCCTGCAGGTCATGACAATGCTGGATTCCTTTATGACCAAAACTCAGGTCGCTTCCTGCTTTTCAAGACAGAAGCCCCATGCTTTGTGGTCTACACAGCAAACTTTGTGGATGAGAGTGTCATCATAGGGGGTCAGCCAATGGTACAGCACAATGGGATTGCCCTTGAAGCGCAAGCTTTACCAGATGCCATTCACAGTGACCTCAGAGACCAAGTCATCCTTAAAGCCGGTCAAACCTTCACAAGTAAGACACGTTATGAACTTGTTGTGAAGTAA
- a CDS encoding CAP domain-containing protein: MKKIVFASALALTLAGAVLTNDVFANDRLVATQSADGNVLTSEVLKPSSGNVLVGIKGEFVAPHQQSILDAINAIRKEAADEGLVDKYVPIKWSTDLEKAAFVRATEASVTMKHERLSNKEIWSAFPTGNSMMGENLAWNHDGFLKAIEQWRSEKADYVQKKNSGSDNGKSGHYESLINPKFTHMGMAVFKNPNNQYKAITIAQTLGDDASSEELAGGYGSAVQYTEVTASNLSTVKTKATVVEKPLKDFRASTSDQSGWVQSNGKWYFYESGDVKTGWVKTDGKWYYLNDLGIMQTGFVKVSGSWYYLSNSGAMFTGWGTDGSRWFYFDGSGAMKTGWYKENGTWYYLDEAGIMKTGWFKVGPHWYYAYGSGALAVSTTTPDGYRVNGNGEWVN, from the coding sequence ATGAAGAAAATTGTATTTGCTAGTGCTTTGGCTTTGACCTTGGCAGGAGCAGTTTTGACAAATGATGTTTTTGCCAATGACAGATTGGTGGCAACGCAATCTGCTGATGGTAATGTATTGACCTCAGAGGTGCTAAAACCTTCTAGTGGCAATGTTTTGGTTGGAATCAAAGGAGAATTTGTAGCTCCTCATCAACAATCTATTTTGGATGCCATTAATGCTATTCGTAAAGAAGCAGCTGACGAAGGTTTGGTAGATAAGTATGTCCCTATCAAATGGTCAACTGACCTAGAAAAGGCAGCTTTTGTTAGAGCTACAGAAGCATCTGTGACTATGAAACATGAGCGTCTTTCTAATAAAGAAATCTGGAGCGCCTTTCCAACTGGTAACAGCATGATGGGAGAAAATTTGGCATGGAATCATGACGGTTTTCTAAAAGCTATTGAACAATGGCGTTCTGAAAAAGCAGATTATGTGCAGAAAAAAAATAGTGGTTCAGACAACGGGAAATCTGGTCACTATGAGTCGCTAATTAACCCTAAATTTACACACATGGGAATGGCAGTTTTTAAAAATCCTAACAATCAATACAAAGCTATTACAATTGCTCAAACTCTAGGTGATGATGCTTCTTCAGAGGAATTGGCTGGTGGATATGGTTCTGCTGTTCAGTATACAGAAGTGACTGCCTCAAACCTTTCAACAGTTAAAACTAAAGCTACGGTTGTAGAAAAACCACTGAAAGATTTTAGAGCGTCTACGTCTGATCAGTCTGGTTGGGTGCAATCTAATGGCAAATGGTATTTTTATGAGTCTGGTGATGTGAAGACAGGCTGGGTGAAAACAGATGGTAAATGGTACTATTTGAATGACTTAGGTATCATGCAGACTGGATTTGTAAAAGTTTCTGGTAGCTGGTATTACTTGAGCAATTCAGGTGCTATGTTTACAGGCTGGGGAACAGATGGTAGCAGATGGTTCTACTTTGACGGCTCAGGAGCTATGAAGACAGGCTGGTACAAGGAAAATGGCACTTGGTATTACCTTGACGAAGCAGGTATCATGAAGACAGGTTGGTTTAAAGTTGGACCACACTGGTACTATGCCTACGGTTCTGGAGCTTTGGCTGTGAGCACAACAACACCAGATGGTTACCGTGTAAATGGTAATGGTGAATGGGTAAACTAG
- a CDS encoding DUF4956 domain-containing protein, with the protein MSNLFNSIFNDTTATANPSQLFLALLVSLILGLALTWAYKHRTLYTREFAVSLTLLPCLMTLVIFLVNGSLGTSIAVAGTFSLIRFRSATSGSRELIAIFLAMIIGLAAGTGYLALAFLFTVFILAVWLLLEKQQSKSNHQRRRLLTITIANQENQLQTIQSGLAQFCTELDLISIDTSNDGEQVTTVYEVDFKAQTNDFQIINYLTREQDTYQVSLTKNAKKRKNL; encoded by the coding sequence ATGTCTAATCTTTTCAACTCTATTTTCAACGACACAACTGCCACTGCCAATCCTAGCCAGCTCTTTCTGGCTCTCTTGGTCAGCCTGATTTTAGGTTTGGCGCTGACCTGGGCTTACAAACACCGTACCCTCTATACACGGGAATTTGCTGTTAGTTTGACCCTACTCCCCTGCTTGATGACCTTGGTCATATTTCTGGTAAATGGCAGCTTAGGAACCTCTATCGCTGTTGCAGGAACCTTTAGCCTCATTCGTTTCCGTTCAGCTACCAGTGGCTCACGGGAACTAATTGCTATCTTCCTTGCCATGATTATCGGGCTGGCAGCAGGTACCGGCTACCTAGCCCTAGCGTTTCTCTTCACCGTCTTTATCTTAGCGGTATGGCTTCTTTTGGAAAAACAACAAAGCAAGAGCAACCACCAACGTCGCAGACTATTAACCATCACAATCGCCAACCAAGAAAATCAACTTCAAACTATCCAATCTGGACTGGCACAATTCTGTACCGAGTTAGACCTCATCTCCATTGATACCAGCAATGATGGGGAACAGGTCACCACTGTCTATGAAGTGGATTTCAAGGCTCAAACCAACGACTTTCAAATCATCAATTACCTCACTAGAGAACAGGATACTTACCAGGTTTCCCTGACCAAAAATGCTAAGAAGAGAAAGAATTTGTAA
- a CDS encoding polyphosphate polymerase domain-containing protein: protein MKPIETSFKRIETKYVVTKTDLANLIEDLKTYLVEDDYPTSTISNIYFDTEQFDMIQDDSQGTKRKEKIRMRTYLSQVQPDSQVFLEIKSKDRTGVGRKYRLLSTLQSITQFMTKGQLDSSIKDQMMIEKIQQLQEEYQQSIIPRMYIYYDRFSLKEKKEISGFPYNKIRVTIDQNLTYRDENVSLFSGKDGFPLLNEDIVIMEIKAPGRKPQWLQDILDQYGLVEQKFSKYSCAYHKSQGLDYSPRPSTESVGTTYV from the coding sequence ATGAAACCAATTGAAACAAGCTTTAAACGAATTGAAACCAAATATGTCGTTACCAAGACTGACTTGGCTAATTTAATAGAAGACTTAAAAACATACCTCGTCGAGGATGACTATCCAACATCTACCATTTCTAATATCTACTTTGATACAGAGCAATTTGATATGATTCAGGATGATAGCCAAGGTACTAAGCGTAAAGAAAAGATTCGGATGCGAACCTATCTCAGTCAAGTCCAGCCAGATAGTCAGGTATTTTTAGAAATCAAATCCAAGGACAGGACTGGTGTCGGGCGAAAATATCGTCTCTTGTCGACTCTCCAGTCTATCACCCAGTTTATGACCAAAGGACAGCTGGATAGCAGCATCAAGGACCAAATGATGATTGAAAAAATCCAGCAACTCCAAGAGGAATATCAGCAATCTATCATCCCTCGTATGTATATTTACTACGACCGCTTTTCTCTCAAGGAAAAGAAAGAAATTAGTGGATTTCCCTACAATAAAATTCGTGTCACCATTGACCAAAATCTAACCTATCGTGATGAGAATGTCAGTTTATTTTCAGGAAAGGACGGTTTTCCTCTACTAAACGAGGACATTGTCATCATGGAAATTAAAGCACCTGGTAGAAAACCCCAATGGCTACAAGATATTCTCGACCAATATGGACTGGTAGAGCAGAAATTTTCAAAATACAGCTGCGCCTACCACAAGTCTCAAGGGCTGGACTATAGCCCACGACCAAGCACAGAAAGTGTAGGTACTACTTATGTCTAA